Within the Moritella sp. F3 genome, the region CATATCGTTATATATAACCCTATTGATATAGACAATGTAATATCATTAGCAAATGATAACATTAAAAAGATCGAAGATAACTATATAATACACATAGGACGCTTTAACCGTGTAAAAAGACATGATCGTTTATTGGAAGAGTTTGCGAAAGTAAATACTAATTGTAAACTTGTGCTCGCTGGTTCCGGAAGCCTAAAAGATAAAATAATAAAAAAAATTAATGAATTGAATATTAAAGATAAGGTCATATTATTAGGTTTTAAAGAAAATCCTTATCCATACTTAAAAAATTCAAAGGGCCTGATCATCTCATCAGATTCAGAAGGCTTACCTATGGTCATATTAGAAGCTATGGCATTAAACGTCCCCGTATTATCAACCGATTGTAGCGCTGGAATAAGAGAGCTTTTAGGTGAAAAGAGCACGTGTTTAATTCCGATGGATAATATACCATTAATATCACAAAAAATTGATGACATGCTAATAACACCATCAAAATACACCTTGAAAGTTAGTTCTAAATTCACCCCTAAGTTAATAGCAAAACAATATCATAATTTGAAATGAACTTTCACTGGAGGTTAAATGCCCGTCGTAGATTTGGTAAGTATGTATAGCGATAAAAAAGTTGGAAATAGTATTTTTTCAATTCTAGTTTTATCGTTTAAATCATTTTTTAAAAATAGTAGATTCACTTTCTCTGGAACAGAGCATAACTTCATCTCAATAAATAAAATAAATAGAAAAACTAATATAAAAATAAAATTCAAATCAAAAACAAAAAATAACAGTGTTTTAATCGAGGATGGATTCTCTGGAAAAGTAGATATAAAAATTGTGGGAAATAATAACCACATATATATTGGTCGCAATGTCGTTTTGGATAATGTGAAAATTGAAATTTTAAAAAGTAATTCACACGTAGCAATTGGTGAAAGAGTTTCAATGGGAGAGGGGCTATTAAACGTTTCGGATGCATCTGGTCAGCCTTCTTTGATATTCTCTGGTTCTGAGAATGTTAAAAACGAAAACAAGCCAGATCCCCTTCCGTCCTCTATCGTCATTGGTGATGGAAGTTTGCTCTCTAAAGGTATTATGATGATGACTTCTGATGGCCACCCAATACTAAACTTTAACTCTAAAAAAATTAATAATCATGGCGCAATAACAATTGGAAAGCATGTTTGGATCGGGACGGATGTGAAAATACTTAAAAACTCATCAATTGGAAATGGTTCTATCGTTGGGATGGGTAGTATTGTGACAAGCAAGATACCTTCTAACTCAATAAGTGCTGGAGTTCCATGTAAAGTGATTAAAAGTGAATATGGGTTTTGGGCTCGAAATGTCACCGAAAAAAGTATAGCTTTAGCAAGAAAAGATCTGGAAATGACAACGTTTAATTAAAGCTTTTCTGTCATGGCTAGGCACCTCAGTTCAATCTCAATTTTAGAAGTATCGATTAAAATCAGTTTTTAAACTCAATGATAAACCAATCCATAGCAGCCTTCCAGCTGCGGATTGGTTTACCTACTCTTGGAAGTTACTCTAACTTTAAAATTCACACTGTTCCATTTATCTTGTATCTTCAGCATCACATTTTAATCAGAATTCAGTTCTTTCACCTTAAGATATAATTGCATCACATAATACCCTTTATTCGTAAAAGAAAAAAATATATCAACTTATATCGTTACTTTGAGCTGATAAACTAATCTTTTAGTGTTTTTTTGTATCCTTATATTTAAATTTCAATAATGCATATTTGTTAAAGGTATATTGAAATTGTATTACAGCGATCAAAAAGCCAATACGACCATCTAAAAAACCGCGACGTAAAAAATAATGGCGAATAAAAGCAAATACAGCAGACAATGAACCTTTTAACATTGAGCCTTTTTTACCTTTATTATATTTTTCAAGCGCCCAAGCCTCAGCGTAACCAGTACGTTTTTGTAAATAAACATTCAGGTCAGAAAAAGTATAATGTAATAGATTATGCTGTAAATCTGTAATCGGCGCATCTTTACACTCTAGCGATTCATGCACCATATTTTGATTATAACGGTAGCGACTACGATTATAAATACGCGGTAATTTATCCGGGTACCAACCACTGTGATAAACAAATTCACCACAAAAATGCGTTAAACGGTTAACACTAAATACCTGTTCAGTATTAGCATTACTGACTGCAGCTTGAATTTCTAACGCTAATGTTTCGGGAACAACTTCATCAGCATCAATTGAGAATATCCAGTCATTAGTTGCTAAGGCTTCAGCACGACGTTTCTGTTCACCAAAGCCTGGCCAATCTTCGCGTACAAATACTTTATCGGTATATTTTTTAACAATAGCAAGTGTTCCATCTGAACTTCCCGAGTCAAGTACTACAATTTCATCCGCCCACATTACTGATTGTAAGCATGCTTCGATCTTTTTTTCTTCATTCTTACAAATAATGCAAACTGATATTTTGTTATTCATTGCTGGTACCTTATCTGATGATAATAAAATTAATTTTCAACCTCTTTCTTTGCCAAGGCTAACCCACTACCCAGTAGAATAACCGTCATCAATGGATAAAATATAGCGCCAGAGTTATGTCTAAACATTGCCTGTGTTAAGCAATAACCCATCATCATAATGACGCTTAATACCCCACATTGCGCAATGGTTTTGACCTGTTCATTACCATCTCGATATAATTGTCTAAAAATAAACAAGGGAGCAATGAAAATCCCCATTAATCCAATAAATCCAAGAATGCCTCTTACAGCTAAAGTTTCAAAATATTGGCTATGTGCATGTCCAGTCAAATAGTTAGAGGGAATACTAATCAGACCTTCAGCTTGCCGTTGAGCTCTCAACTCATTTCGCGTTTCATAGCCGACACCTACAAAGGGTGCTTCAATAAATGTATAACCCGAATCACGCCATAATTCTAAACGAATACCTGATGATGACTCAGATTCAGGCATTTCCCCACTTTCATACATATCAATCTCCCGAGAAAGTTGCTCGATACGCGATGATTTCTGTTGCATTGTCGGTGTTATGTTAATAACAGTAAGCATAGACAATGTTGGTACTATGATAATGATGAATGCAACAAGTGTTGTTTTAGTTTTTTGTATATACTTTCTATTTATATATAACAAGAATAGGATAGCAATCGGGACAAAAATCCAGCTACCACGTGAACCAGAAAGATAGCTGCCGGAAATACCAAAAGCGGCACCAAAGCTACATATTATGGATGTAATTAGTGCTGTTTTTTTTAGATAGTAAGTGGCTATTGGCAAACATATAATACCAAAAGTCATAGCTATATTACCCGATTGGATCGGCATGTAACCTTTAGAAAAGAAATCATAGCCAGACGAAAATGCACGTCCTTGACCATAATGAAAAACCAAAATTAGAGCCGCTGTACCAGCAATATAACTTGCTACGACAATACTGTTTGAAACCCAAGAAAAAGGAGGAGGATAACGAAGTAAGGCTATGAAAATAGGAATACATAAAATGAATCGACTAGGGCCATCTAATTTCGACAAGCTATCTCCATTTAATAGCGCTGAAAAAACAAATATACCAAAATAAAATAAAAATGCTCCTATCAATACTTTTGTATCTTTAGTTAAGGTTTGACGAGGAGTTGAAAATAGAACAGGTAAAGAAAATAGCAATAAAATAGCGGGTATTGCTTTATAACCTTTCCCGTATGCTAGACATAAAATAGGAAATAGGCATGCTAATATAGGTATCAGTTTACCGCTAACATTGGTATTTAATTTAGTTATTGTATTAATTTTCATTTAAATCTAGAAGCCTATTTCATGTGGATTTTTTCAGTAAAATTATAGTATTCACCCCTAAGATGAACGCCATATTTTCAATTAGACATTATGTATAATAACCTTACTAATTTAGACGATATATTAGCTTCATTCACGCAACATATCAAGATTAGATATATCTACTAACATTACTCTATTGGCCGCAATATCCGCGCACCTGGCACTAATGTTCCTAACTTTTCAGCAAGCACAGCTTTAGCCGCTTCATCCCCGTGCACTATACGTATCTCGAGTGGCTGATGTTTGATGTGTTTAACAAAATTAAGTAAATCTTGCTGATCGGCATGGGCTGAATACCCACTGATAGTATGAATACCAGCGTTAATGCTAATGCGTTTATCATTCAGCGTTACATAACCACCAGCGGGCCCATATTTCTGAATATCTCGACCAGGTGTTCCCTTGGCTTGATAGCCAACAAAAATCACATTGGCTTTACTATCAGGTAGAAACTCCGTGAGGTAATTGACAATGCGTCCGCCGCTGCACATGCCACTGGCGGCGATGACGATAGCGGGTTTGTTGCACTTGGCGAGATAACTCACCACGCTAAGGTGGTCTTGATGAGTGTCTATGGTGTGCAGTTGTTCGAAGTTAAGCGGATGACGGCCTTGTTTTAATATGCCTTGTGCCTCTTTGTCCCAGAGTTCTTTAAAGTCGCGGTACTTAGTGGTGAAATTAGCGGCCATGGGCGAGTCAACGATGATTTCGATATTTTTCCATAAACAGCCTTCTGGTGCAGCATGAATAAACTGTTCTATTTCGTAGAGTAACTCTTGAGTACGGCCAATGCTGAATGCCGGGATTAACACTACGCCATTATCACTGACCGCATGTTCAATCACGGCTTGTAACTTTTGACTACGTTGGTTGCGGTGTTCGTGGCGCTTATCACCATAGGTACTTTCAATAATGAGGGAGTCAGCACGATACGGTGCCCGAGGCGCAGATAATAACGGGCTGTAAGATGCGCCTAAGTCACCAGAGAACACTAGTCTATGGCGATGAATCGGTTTATCCGTGGCCAGTTCAATTTCGACATAAGCAGAACCAAGGATATGCCCTGCGGGACAAAAACGGATCTTTTGGCGTTGATAGCAGATCTCGCCTTCGCCTATATCTTCCGGCGGTATTTGCAGCACATCAATAAAGC harbors:
- a CDS encoding glycosyltransferase family 2 protein, whose protein sequence is MNNKISVCIICKNEEKKIEACLQSVMWADEIVVLDSGSSDGTLAIVKKYTDKVFVREDWPGFGEQKRRAEALATNDWIFSIDADEVVPETLALEIQAAVSNANTEQVFSVNRLTHFCGEFVYHSGWYPDKLPRIYNRSRYRYNQNMVHESLECKDAPITDLQHNLLHYTFSDLNVYLQKRTGYAEAWALEKYNKGKKGSMLKGSLSAVFAFIRHYFLRRGFLDGRIGFLIAVIQFQYTFNKYALLKFKYKDTKKH
- a CDS encoding MBL fold metallo-hydrolase RNA specificity domain-containing protein, which translates into the protein MRILHHGAVNGVTGSCHQLYMNDYNSVLIDCGLFQGSEAVGNNNKDQLSIDFNVRTIKALIITHCHIDHVGRIPYLLAAGYTGPIYATQATAALLPLVIGDALKVGVTRDHKLIQACLSLLNNQLIPVPYHKWCFIDVLQIPPEDIGEGEICYQRQKIRFCPAGHILGSAYVEIELATDKPIHRHRLVFSGDLGASYSPLLSAPRAPYRADSLIIESTYGDKRHEHRNQRSQKLQAVIEHAVSDNGVVLIPAFSIGRTQELLYEIEQFIHAAPEGCLWKNIEIIVDSPMAANFTTKYRDFKELWDKEAQGILKQGRHPLNFEQLHTIDTHQDHLSVVSYLAKCNKPAIVIAASGMCSGGRIVNYLTEFLPDSKANVIFVGYQAKGTPGRDIQKYGPAGGYVTLNDKRISINAGIHTISGYSAHADQQDLLNFVKHIKHQPLEIRIVHGDEAAKAVLAEKLGTLVPGARILRPIE
- a CDS encoding glycosyltransferase — translated: MNKKRHVVFILPAINGGGAEKVVLNLYKAMEEFENCTCHIISLSNETEYNIANFDVHFIDALSSINKNGFIKRLLYKSKMANKIDEFIINNFGCDSLVLSNMISSDKVMSKSNLNVYHIIHSEYHKTLFFKSSLFKKIKTKINIQRIYKYHPLIFISNGVKDSFEQIFKQLNEHIVIYNPIDIDNVISLANDNIKKIEDNYIIHIGRFNRVKRHDRLLEEFAKVNTNCKLVLAGSGSLKDKIIKKINELNIKDKVILLGFKENPYPYLKNSKGLIISSDSEGLPMVILEAMALNVPVLSTDCSAGIRELLGEKSTCLIPMDNIPLISQKIDDMLITPSKYTLKVSSKFTPKLIAKQYHNLK
- a CDS encoding O-antigen ligase family protein, with translation MKINTITKLNTNVSGKLIPILACLFPILCLAYGKGYKAIPAILLLFSLPVLFSTPRQTLTKDTKVLIGAFLFYFGIFVFSALLNGDSLSKLDGPSRFILCIPIFIALLRYPPPFSWVSNSIVVASYIAGTAALILVFHYGQGRAFSSGYDFFSKGYMPIQSGNIAMTFGIICLPIATYYLKKTALITSIICSFGAAFGISGSYLSGSRGSWIFVPIAILFLLYINRKYIQKTKTTLVAFIIIIVPTLSMLTVINITPTMQQKSSRIEQLSREIDMYESGEMPESESSSGIRLELWRDSGYTFIEAPFVGVGYETRNELRAQRQAEGLISIPSNYLTGHAHSQYFETLAVRGILGFIGLMGIFIAPLFIFRQLYRDGNEQVKTIAQCGVLSVIMMMGYCLTQAMFRHNSGAIFYPLMTVILLGSGLALAKKEVEN
- a CDS encoding acyltransferase; this encodes MPVVDLVSMYSDKKVGNSIFSILVLSFKSFFKNSRFTFSGTEHNFISINKINRKTNIKIKFKSKTKNNSVLIEDGFSGKVDIKIVGNNNHIYIGRNVVLDNVKIEILKSNSHVAIGERVSMGEGLLNVSDASGQPSLIFSGSENVKNENKPDPLPSSIVIGDGSLLSKGIMMMTSDGHPILNFNSKKINNHGAITIGKHVWIGTDVKILKNSSIGNGSIVGMGSIVTSKIPSNSISAGVPCKVIKSEYGFWARNVTEKSIALARKDLEMTTFN